A single genomic interval of Zobellia nedashkovskayae harbors:
- a CDS encoding SGNH/GDSL hydrolase family protein, which produces MKNLKYIYISLGILAFTACNDPEDVDLEPEVMAEALVELNAGSADFSTYVSLGNSLTAGFTDNALFIAGQENSIPNLLSTKFALVGGGAFSQPLMSDNIGGLLAGGTQLEGFDPRLVFGGAGPVDLADVIGPVDPTTDIILNNPTGPFNNMGVPGAKSFHLLADGYGNAANLAAQRANPYYVRMTGTTPDAKVLELAMAQSPTFFSLWIGNNDVLGHALSGADGTNPMTDQPTFDFAINTLVTTLTSAGAKGVMANIPYVTTIPHFTTVPHDPIDPAENGFAAQVPTLNTVYGALNQVYTALGETNRIVVFSDSTNNAVVIKDEALIDISAQITGAFNANPGFPVFVTQLGLPEAAAPLVASLLGTAYGQSRAATENDLLVLPSSNVIGKVNEASFADFSAVNLPPAIAGQFSVEGVTLPLADKWVLTPEEQDEINAVTTQFNATIASAASAAGLAYVDANQLLQDLASGGVTDGDFTLTANLVTGGGFSLDGVHLTARGYALMANEFMKSIDATYETNFEASGSLFNIGNYPTNYSPALQ; this is translated from the coding sequence ATGAAAAACTTAAAATATATATACATCTCTTTAGGTATCTTGGCTTTTACCGCCTGTAATGACCCTGAAGATGTAGATCTTGAGCCAGAAGTAATGGCGGAAGCACTTGTTGAATTAAATGCGGGTTCAGCAGATTTTTCAACGTATGTTTCTTTAGGAAATTCGTTAACTGCAGGTTTTACGGATAATGCTCTTTTTATTGCAGGGCAAGAAAATTCAATACCAAATTTGTTATCTACAAAATTTGCTTTGGTAGGAGGCGGTGCTTTTTCACAGCCTTTAATGAGCGATAATATTGGAGGCCTTCTAGCCGGAGGAACTCAATTGGAAGGTTTTGATCCAAGATTGGTTTTTGGTGGTGCTGGTCCGGTGGACTTGGCGGATGTTATTGGTCCAGTAGACCCAACAACGGATATAATTTTAAATAACCCAACGGGTCCGTTCAATAATATGGGTGTTCCTGGAGCAAAGAGTTTTCACTTATTAGCGGATGGTTATGGTAATGCTGCAAATTTAGCTGCTCAGCGCGCTAATCCGTATTATGTTAGGATGACGGGAACAACTCCTGATGCCAAGGTTTTGGAACTGGCTATGGCACAATCACCTACTTTTTTTAGTTTATGGATTGGTAATAATGATGTTTTAGGGCATGCGCTTTCAGGAGCCGATGGTACAAACCCTATGACAGACCAGCCTACTTTTGATTTTGCTATAAATACATTGGTAACTACATTGACTTCTGCGGGAGCAAAAGGTGTGATGGCTAATATTCCTTATGTAACGACGATTCCACATTTTACAACCGTTCCTCATGACCCTATTGATCCAGCTGAGAATGGTTTTGCTGCACAAGTACCAACATTAAATACAGTTTATGGAGCTTTAAATCAAGTGTATACTGCGCTTGGAGAAACGAATCGAATAGTTGTTTTTTCGGATTCAACAAATAATGCGGTAGTTATAAAAGACGAAGCGCTTATTGATATATCCGCACAAATCACGGGCGCATTCAATGCTAATCCTGGTTTTCCTGTGTTTGTTACACAACTGGGTCTTCCTGAGGCAGCAGCACCTTTGGTTGCTAGTCTTTTAGGCACGGCATATGGTCAATCAAGAGCTGCTACCGAAAATGATTTGTTGGTGTTGCCTAGTAGTAACGTAATCGGTAAGGTGAATGAAGCATCTTTTGCTGACTTTTCAGCGGTAAATCTTCCTCCTGCGATTGCAGGCCAATTTTCTGTTGAAGGGGTTACACTGCCTTTGGCCGATAAATGGGTTTTAACTCCAGAAGAACAAGATGAGATTAATGCAGTTACAACCCAGTTTAATGCTACAATTGCTTCCGCAGCTTCTGCAGCAGGATTAGCGTATGTAGATGCTAATCAGTTATTACAGGATTTGGCTAGTGGCGGTGTTACCGATGGTGACTTTACCCTGACGGCTAATTTGGTAACTGGTGGTGGTTTTTCTTTAGATGGTGTTCATCTAACGGCAAGAGGATATGCACTTATGGCTAATGAGTTCATGAAGTCTATAGATGCTACTTATGAGACTAATTTTGAAGCATCAGGGTCTTTGTTCAATATCGGAAATTATCCAACAAACTATTCACCAGCATTGCAATAG
- the atpD gene encoding F0F1 ATP synthase subunit beta, producing MSKVTGKVSQIIGPVVDVEFQSGDILPKIYDSLEIAGKDGSKLVLEVQSHVGENTVRTISMDSTDGLSRGTDVLSTGSAIQMPVGDDVYGRLFNVIGDAIDGLGNLPKAGKDGLPIHRDAPRFEDLSTSTEVLFTGIKVIDLIEPYAKGGKIGLFGGAGVGKTVLIQELINNIAKGHGGLSVFAGVGERTREGNDLLREMLESGIIKYGDDFMHSMEDGGWDLTKVDKKAMKESKATFVFGQMNEPPGARARVALSGLTIAEYFRDGAGEGQGKDVLFFVDNIFRFTQAGSEVSALLGRMPSAVGYQPTLATEMGAMQERITSTKRGSITSVQAVYVPADDLTDPAPATTFAHLDATTVLSRKIAELGIYPAVDPLDSTSRILTADILGNDHYNCAQRVKELLQRYKELQDIIAILGMEELSEEDKSAVGRARRVQRFLSQPFHVAEQFTGLKGVLVDIKETIKGFNMIMDGKLDHLPESAFNLKGTIEEAMEAGEKMLAEA from the coding sequence ATGTCAAAAGTTACAGGTAAAGTTTCCCAAATTATTGGGCCAGTAGTAGATGTGGAATTTCAATCAGGAGATATCCTTCCAAAAATTTACGATTCTCTTGAAATCGCTGGTAAAGATGGTTCTAAACTAGTTTTAGAAGTACAATCTCACGTTGGTGAAAACACAGTGAGAACAATTTCCATGGATTCTACAGATGGTCTAAGTAGAGGAACAGATGTGCTTTCGACAGGTAGCGCAATTCAAATGCCAGTTGGTGATGACGTTTACGGTCGTCTTTTCAACGTTATTGGTGATGCTATTGATGGTTTAGGTAATTTGCCTAAAGCTGGTAAAGATGGTTTACCTATTCACAGAGATGCTCCAAGATTTGAAGATCTTTCTACTTCTACCGAAGTTCTCTTTACCGGTATTAAGGTGATTGACCTTATTGAACCTTATGCAAAAGGTGGTAAAATTGGATTATTTGGTGGTGCAGGTGTAGGTAAAACAGTATTAATTCAGGAGTTGATTAACAACATCGCCAAAGGCCATGGTGGTCTTTCTGTATTTGCAGGTGTTGGTGAACGTACTCGTGAAGGAAACGATTTACTTCGTGAGATGTTGGAATCTGGTATTATCAAATACGGTGATGACTTCATGCACTCTATGGAAGATGGTGGATGGGATCTTACTAAGGTTGATAAAAAAGCCATGAAAGAATCAAAAGCAACTTTTGTTTTTGGTCAAATGAACGAACCACCAGGAGCACGTGCTCGTGTTGCATTGTCAGGATTGACAATTGCTGAGTACTTCCGTGATGGAGCAGGAGAAGGTCAAGGTAAAGATGTACTTTTCTTTGTAGATAATATTTTCCGTTTTACGCAAGCAGGTTCTGAGGTATCGGCTCTTTTAGGTCGTATGCCTTCTGCGGTAGGATACCAACCAACTTTGGCAACAGAGATGGGTGCTATGCAAGAGCGTATTACATCAACTAAAAGAGGTTCTATTACATCTGTACAGGCGGTATATGTTCCTGCGGATGATTTAACGGATCCAGCTCCAGCAACAACTTTTGCTCACTTAGATGCTACAACGGTACTTTCTCGTAAGATTGCCGAGTTAGGTATATACCCAGCGGTGGATCCATTGGATTCTACTTCTCGTATCTTAACAGCAGATATTTTAGGAAATGACCATTATAACTGTGCGCAACGTGTAAAAGAGTTATTACAGCGTTATAAAGAATTGCAAGATATTATTGCTATTCTTGGTATGGAAGAACTTTCAGAAGAAGATAAATCGGCAGTAGGTCGTGCAAGACGTGTTCAACGTTTCCTTTCACAACCTTTCCACGTAGCTGAACAGTTTACAGGTCTTAAAGGTGTATTGGTTGATATTAAAGAGACCATTAAAGGATTTAATATGATTATGGACGGAAAATTAGATCACCTTCCAGAATCTGCCTTTAACCTTAAAGGAACCATTGAAGAAGCGATGGAAGCAGGTGAGAAAATGTTAGCTGAAGCTTAA
- a CDS encoding F0F1 ATP synthase subunit epsilon: MYLEIVSPEATLFSGEVTSVTVPGMNGEFQILNGHAAIVSLLQEGNVRVEGNITIEEANASKFSKDATGKVILPIASGTVEMSDNRVIILAD; this comes from the coding sequence ATGTATTTAGAAATTGTATCACCAGAAGCCACTTTATTTTCAGGCGAGGTAACATCGGTAACTGTACCGGGAATGAATGGCGAGTTTCAAATTTTGAACGGTCACGCTGCTATAGTTTCTTTGCTTCAAGAAGGTAATGTTCGTGTTGAAGGCAATATAACAATAGAAGAAGCGAATGCCTCTAAATTCTCTAAAGATGCCACAGGAAAGGTTATCCTTCCCATAGCTAGCGGAACTGTTGAGATGAGTGATAATCGGGTAATAATTTTGGCCGATTAA